In Haliotis asinina isolate JCU_RB_2024 chromosome 15, JCU_Hal_asi_v2, whole genome shotgun sequence, one DNA window encodes the following:
- the LOC137264905 gene encoding uncharacterized protein encodes MGWIPRLVTTAAAGSATFLRLCRSGADIQLITDVHTNTTHLYMGLSSSMGISTSLMDITKNNANEVLKDGLVQKMLLCAGAAAAVGGISYLTWRKYGKSITRRLFQNEDGVEEDHGMENNDVDHEDGDGVNHDDDSDDVGENSDDDDDDDDDDDVSDEESDASYPDLETYVYGSWGRGDAATMFSDEEIDVPAMAATLRRVQRSRKRLVRAGRSRVYTD; translated from the exons ATGGGTTGGATTCCACGTCTCGTTACTACAGCCGCGGCCGGATCCGCGACCTTCCTGAGATTGTGTCGTTCAGGAGCGGACATCCAGCTCATTACTGATGTTCATACCAACACAACTCATTTGTACATGGGTTTAAG TTCATCAATGGGTATTTCTACTTCGCTCATGGACATTACAAAAAATAACGCAAACGAAG TGTTGAAAGATGGCTTGGTACAGAAGATGTTGTTGTGTGccggtgctgctgctgctgtcggGGGCATCTCCTATCTGACGTGGAGGAAGTATGGCAAGTCCATCACCAGGCGGCTCTTCCAGAACGAGGACGGTGTGGAGGAGGATCATGGGATGGAGAATAATGACGTCGACCACGAAGATGGTGATGGTGTCAAccatgatgatgatagtgatgacgTCGGTGAAaactctgatgatgatgatgatgatgatgatgatgatgatgtgtctGATGAAGAGAGCGACGCCAGTTACCCTGACCTTGAGACCTACGTGTATGGCTCCTGGGGCAGGGGCGACGCCGCCACGATGTTTTCTGACGAGGAGATTGACGTCCCCGCCATGGCAGCAACTCTGAGGAGAGTACAGCGATCTCGCAAGAGGCTCGTCCGTGCCGGGAGATCGCGAGTATACACAGATTAA
- the LOC137266204 gene encoding cytochrome P450 2U1-like: MVDIFAFSPTSALLCVVVLVLLWLLTRRPPGLPPGPLLFPFVGNALSMDSDPRVTYKKLRQRYGDIFSVYMFNKPIIVLNGYSTLRDAIVKNADVFSDRPHSTFNDFILKGKGLTGTSGALWREQRRFTLNTLREFGAGRNIMEGKIHEEVMNFVEALEAEQGQVFDIKRLVHNAVCNVICSTMFSKRFEYTDPVFMQALKAMDEYIANLGSSGLLNVLPIVRFLPGDLFKFKATVQSSQTFVSLLVEPMIKDHLQTHDEDIVDDFIHAYIKEMRLRKEKEDETTLDLENLVMVVGDLFAAGTETTATIIRWTLVHLLHNPDVQEKCFQEIKGNIGQSRLPSMKDKVSVPYVEATIMEVLRLSDIAPSSLPHTVPYGVQFRGYTFPKGVPVIVMLDSVLQDPDVWGDPDNFRPDRFLDDTGKIVKKEEFIPFSLGRRACLGESMARMELFLFLTTMIQRFKFAPMDGQMPSMDAIIGITYSPRPFLVKAIPRI; this comes from the exons ATGGTGGATATATTCGCCTTCAGTCCTACAAGCGCGTTGTTGTGTGTGGTCGTGCTAGTTTTGTTATGGCTGCTAACGCGGCGACCCCCAGGGCTCCCTCCCGGTCCCCTTCTCTTCCCGTTTGTGGGGAATGCCCTCTCCATGGACTCCGATCCCCGGGTCACGTATAAGAAACTCAGGCAACGCTATGGTGACATCTTCAGTGTTTATATGTTTAACAAACCAATCATCGTCCTCAACGGCTACAGCACTCTGAGAGACGCCATTGTCAAGAACGCCGACGTTTTTTCTGACAGGCCACACTCAACGTTCAATGACTTTATTTTAAAAGGGAAAG GTTTGACCGGGACCTCTGGAGCACTCTGGCGCGAACAAAGACGCTTCACCCTCAACACACTCAGGGAGTTTGGGGCGGGCAGGAACATCATGGAGGGCAAAATACACGAAGAGGTTATGAACTTTGTCGAGGCTTTGGAGGCAGAACAAGGACAAGTGTTTGACATCAAACGCCTGGTGCATAACGCAGTATGCAATGTCATCTGTTCCACCATGTTCAGCAAGCGATTTGAATATACTGATCCGGTATTCATGCAAGCTTTGAAAGCTATGGATGAATATATTGCAAACTTGGGTTCTTCCGGTCTGTTGAATGTGCTGCCTATTGTGCGCTTTCTGCCAGGGGATCTATTCAAATTTAAGGCGACTGTACAGAGCAGCCAGACCTTCGTTTCGCTTCTCGTAGAGCCTATGATAAAGGATCATTTGCAGACTCACGATGAGGATATAGTGGACGACTTTATCCACGCCTACATCAAGGAAATGCGACTTCGGAAAGAAAAGGAAGACGAAACCACCTTAGACT TGGAGAACTTGGTCATGGTTGTTGGAGACCTATTCGCAGCCGGAACAGAGACCACTGCCACTATAATACGCTGGACACTGGTCCATTTACTACATAACCCGGATGTACAGGAAAAGTGTTTTCAGGAGATCAAAGGAAACATTGGCCAGAGTAGACTGCCCTCTATGAAGGACAAGGTCAGCGTGCCCTACGTGGAGGCAACCATTATGGAGGTGTTGAGGCTATCGGATATCGCACCTTCATCGCTCCCTCACACCGTTCCCTACGGTGTCCAGTTCAGGGGATACACGTTCCCAAAAGGTGTCCCAGTCATTGTGATGCTCGATTCAGTACTACAAGACCCGGATGTGTGGGGTGACCCAGACAACTTCCGACCGGACCGTTTCCTTGACGATACTGGCAAGATTGTAAAGAAAGAGGAATTCATTCCGTTCTCTCTGG gtCGAAGGGCGTGTCTGGGCGAGTCGATGGCCCGGATGGAGCTGTTCCTCTTCCTGACGACCATGATCCAGAGGTTCAAGTTTGCCCCCATGGATGGTCAAATGCCTTCCATGGATGCAATCATAGGCATAACATATTCCCCAAGACCTTTCCTCGTGAAAGCCATTCCAAGGATTTAA